One genomic region from Cryptococcus gattii WM276 chromosome C, complete sequence encodes:
- a CDS encoding Serine/threonine-protein kinase PRP4-like protein (Similar to TIGR gene model, INSD accession AAW42483.1; PRP4 pre-mRNA processing factor 4-like protein; Pre-mRNA protein kinase), translated as MSSGIKRHYHDDVVSASGRNDKSQESDRKKPRDWREAFLDDSPRREHGREKERDRERPRGSGRDYNRERQYRDRRRSYDDRRGERYDERRQGNGEHRSGQRDRKDYREREPEKGDYSRRYGDRSDRHRNDCNDYRRDVRYNERGESRRSPPTTQPNQVGSSRLVSPPPSRPVQRASSRPLRSPRGIPKNRLTAPSPGSNRSPRSAAQVEGHQKSSMSRFFGAEPEEPDTRPAPPKSSNPSVDPEPIVVEDEQDSAKLLEERKRKREEIMAKFKTTGGMPSVHVSPKVVMNDVSGGPGMESVTSGGTRTGWQTGMQSGRTTATGATPLLKQLGTSSSNLTPIPTHEPSLAPTPMGRDFDLSKQASITDDVVIPTETKTDGVGADMMVSAADYDPTHEGLIDHSKRQKISETINSQAKEIAEGVGEPVFVEDDESKEDEYEEVEIEVEDDEDDEFDMFAAFEDEQKEKRMKKVVVRRLKNGREGAKQDIIKKPASTIAPEVVDNVDDSDGYYRITPGEILDNGRYQVTITLGKGMFSAVVKAKVLKAFGQERRQDVVGKEVAIKVVRSQESMYMSGRKEAQILQKLNGADPEDKKHILRLERTFEHRGHLCIVTESLSMNLRDVIKRFGKDVGLNMRAVRAYAHQMFLALSLMRKCGIVHADVKPDNILVTENKTTLKVCDLGSAAEITEGEITPYLVSRFYRAPEIILGLPYDTAIDMWSIGCTLYELYTGKILFPGRSNNHMLLLMMELKGKINHRMIKKAAFGTMHFDESLNFISIEKDKITGQDVAKTMVINSASKDLRSRLIPSSSVQLKMKDDELKQLLSLVDLLDKCLQLDPAKRLAPRDALLHPFVAGP; from the exons ATGTCTTCAGGTATCAAACGCCATTATCACGACGACGTCGTTTCGGCAAGTGGAAGGAATGATAAATCTCAAGAAAGTGACAGgaagaagccaagagaCTGGAGGGAAGCTTTCCTGGATGATTCACCCAGGAGAGAGCACGGTCGGGAGAAGGAACGGGACCGAGAGAGACCGAGAGGTTCTGGACGGGACTACAATAGAGAGCGACAGTACAGAGACAGGCGGAGGTCTTATGATGACAGGCGCGGTGAAAGATACGATGAGAGAAGGCAAGGAAATGGCGAACATCGTTCTGGTCAAAGGGACCGAAAGGACTATCGTGAACGTGAGCCGGAGAAGGGAGATTATTCTCGACGATATGGTGACCGAAGTGATCGTCACAGGAACGATTGCAATGATTACAGGCGAGATGTAAGGTACAATGAGAGAGGCGA ATCCCGTAGGTCACCTCCGACAACTCAGCCTAACCAAGTAGGATCTTCGCGACTAGTTAGCCCCCCGCCGTCTAGACCTGTCCAAAGAGCATCGTCGAGGCCATTAAGATCACCGCGAGGGATCCCAAAGAATCGATTGACCGCTCCATCGCCTGGCTCTAACCGTTCCCCAAGAAGCGCAGCACAAGTCGAAGGTCATCAGAAGTCGTCAATGAGTCGTTTCTTTGGCGCTGAACCCGAAGAACCTGATACAAGGCCCGCCCCCCCCAAATCGAGCAATCCTTCCGTCGATCCAGAGCCTATTGTTGTTGAAGATGAGCAAGATTCAGCTAAGCTGCTCGAAGAACGTAAGAGGAAACGAGAAGAGATCATGGCGAAATTCAAGACTACAGGTGGTATGCCCTCTGTCCATGTCAGTCCCAAGGTAGTTATGAATGATGTCTCTGGTGGACCGGGGATGGAGAGTGTCACGAGTGGAGGTACTCGGACAGGCTGGCAAACTGGGATGCAAAGCGGCAGAACGACTGCTACTG GTGCCACACCACTCCTGAAACAGCTCGGTACAAGCTCTTCCAACCTAACTCCAATCCCTACCCACGAGCCTTCTCTTGCTCCTACCCCAATGGGTCGAGACTTCGACCTCTCCAAGCAAGCATCTATAACTGATGATGTAGTCATTCCTACTGAAACTAAAACCGATGGTGTGGGCGCAGACATGATGGTTTCAGCTGCTGACTATGACCCCACGCACGAAGGCTTAATTGATCATTCCAAGCGCCAGAAGATCTCGGAGACAATTAACTCTCAAGCCAAGGAGATTGCTGAAGGCGTTGGTGAACCCGTTTTcgtggaagatgatgagtCTAAGGAGGACGAGTATGAAGAAGTGGAGATCGAAGtagaagatgatgaagacgacGAATTCGACATGTTTGCAGCCTTTGAGGATgaacaaaaagaaaagaggatgaagaaggtTGTTGTCCGGCGATTGAAGAATGGCAGGGAAGGGGCCAAGCAGGATATCATCAAGAAGCCCGCTAGCACAATTGCGCCGGAAGTGGTAGACAATGTTGATGACTCGGATGGGTACTACAGAATTACTCCAGGAGAGATTTTGGACAATGGCAGGTATCAAGTGACGATCACCCTTGGCAAAGGAATGTTCTCGGCGGTAGTGAAGGCCAAAGTTCTGAAGGCCTTCGGACAGGAGAGGAGACAAGATGTGGTGGGGAAGGAAGTGGCTATCAAAGTTGTTAGGAGTCAAGAGAGCAT GTATATGTCTGGACGAAAAGAAGCCCAAATCCTTCAAAAACTCAATGGGGCCGACCCTGAAGATAAGAAGCATATTCTGCGTCTTGAACGCACATTTGAGCATCGAGGGCATCTCTGTATCGTCACTGAGAGTCTCAG CATGAATTTGCGAGACGTAATCAAGCGCTTTGGCAAGGACGTCGGTCTCAACATGCGTGCGGTTCGGGCATACGCACATCAAATGTTCCTCGCCTTGTCGCTTATGCGTAAATGTGGAATTGTCCATGCTGATGTGAAGCCTGATAACATTCTG GTCACGGAGAACAAGACAACATTAAAGGTCTGCGACTTGGGTTCGGCGGCGGAGATTACAGAAGGAGAGATCACCCCTTATCTCGTTTCCCGATTTTACCGTGCCCCTGAAATCA TTCTTGGTCTTCCCTATGACACAGCGATTGACATGTGGTCCATCGGCTGTACACTATACGAGCTTTACACCGGCAAGATTCTCTTTCCGGGCAGGTCCAACAACCATATGTTGTTACTCATGATGGAGCTTAAGGGAAAGATAAACCATCGTATGATAAAGAAGGCAGCTTTCGGTACAATGCACTTTGACGAGTCGTTGAACTTTATCAGTATAGAGAAGGACAAGATAACAGGGCAG GATGTCGCTAAGACAATGGTCATTAACTCTGCTTCAAAGGATCTTCGGTCCCGTCTTATTCCCTCATCATCTGTTCagttgaagatgaaagatGATGAGTTGAAGCAGCTTTTGAGTCTGGTGGATCTATTGGATAAGTGTTTGCAGCTGGACCCTGCCAAAAGGTTGGCTCCAAGGGATGCCCTGCTGCATCCTTTTGTTGCGGGCCCTTAA
- a CDS encoding carboxypeptidase D, putative (Similar to TIGR gene model, INSD accession AAW42489.1), with protein MKIQFINATFREMWYKLISVALLALTTGSIVGHAPDFSALISRKPSALSAQKDAKRRLVERENLSHNQLFAKDSSEKKFYNNKTSEFFIESLPDVPYDLGEIYSGLVPIDYNNQSEALFFVFQPKLGEPSEDITIWFNGGPGCSSLGGWFQENGLWTWQPGTLQPALNPYSWVNLTNMLWVEQPIGTGFSTGTPKATTQEETAQDFIKWFKNFQDVFGIRNYRVFVSGESYAGRYVPYIGAAMLDEQNTTYYNLSGALIYDPVIGEFDVVQRQMTTYPLVEANANLFNFNATVMAELKQYHESCGFRDYIDKYLRFPPLEKQPPIFYNRSDNASLMCDLFNGAMFLEIQVNPCFNVYEVNGMCPLLWDVLGMPTGFNYAPGPVYFNRSDVKAAIHAPQDVNWIKCSPDPVYVGGDAGPEWQGDLSADPIQKVLPQVIDATNRVLVSNGDYDMAIITNGTLLAIQNMTWNGQLGFQAAPSEEVYIDIIDTQWSAIYEANGLPAGFPGPQTSMGIQHYERGLMWVETFQAGHMQPQYQPRMAYRHLEWLLGLVDKI; from the exons ATGAAAATACAG TTCATCAATGCAACCTTCAGAGAGATGTGGTATAAACTGATCTCGGTCGCCCTGCTAGCCCTAACCACTGGTTCAATCGTCGGCCATGCGCCAGACTTCAGCGCATTAATTAGTCGAAAGCCCTCTGCATTGTCTGCACAAAAGGATGCTAAAAGAAGGCTCGTGGAAAGGGAAAACCTGAGCCACAATCAGCTTTTTGCAAAAGATTCCTCCGAAAAGAAGTTCTACAACAACAAGACATCGG AGTTTTTCATTGAGTCGCTTCCAGATGTACCCTATGATTTGGGAGAAATATACAGCGGCCTCGTACCTATCGACTACAACAACCAGTCCGAAGCCCTGTTCTTTGTCTTCCAGCCCAAGCTAGGTGAACCTTCTGAAGACATCACGATCTGGTTCAACGGCGGGCCTGGCTGTAGCTCTCTCGGTGGATGGTTCCAGGAGAATGGCCTTTGGACTTGGCAGCCTGGTACTCTTCAACCTGCTCTCAACCCGTACTCGTGGGTGAATCTGACCAATATGCTTTG GGTGGAGCAACCGATAGGCACTGGCTTCTCTACGGGTACGCCCAAAGCCACCACACAAGAAGAGACTGCACAGGACTTTATCAAATGGTTCAAGAACTTTCAAGACGTCTTCGGTATCCGTAACTACAGGGTATTTGTTTCCGGTGAATCGTACGCTGGGAGATATGTGCCTTATATCGGTGCTGCCATGCTGGATGAGCAGAATACGACCTACTACAATCTTTCTG GGGCTCTCATATACGACCCCGTCATCGGCGAGTTTGATGTAGTGCAACGGCAAATGACAACCTATCCTCTTGTCGAAGCCAACGCCAATCTGTTCAACTTCAACGCCACTGTGATGGCCGAGTTGAAGCAGTATCATGAGAGTTGTGGTTTCAGGGACTATATTGACAAGTACCTCCGATTCCCTCCACTTGAAAAACAACCACCTATATTCTACAACAGAAGTGACAATGCGAGTCTCATGTGCGATCTGTTTAATGGTGCGATGTTCCTGGAAATTCAAGTGAACCCATGTTTTAACGTTTATGAGGTT AACGGTATGTGTCCCTTGCTATGGGATGTCCTTGGAATGCCCACTGGATTCAATTATGCTCCCGGACCTGTCTACTTTAACAGATCCGACGTTAAAGCTGCTATACATGCACCTCAAGATGTTAACTGGATCAAATGTTCCCCAGACCCCGTATATGTAGGTGGTGACGCTGGACCGGAGTGGCAAGGCGACCTTTCGGCGGATCCTATACAAAAAGTTTTGCCGCAGGTTATTGATGCGACAAACAGGGTACTGGTTTCGAATGGGGATTATG ATATGGCTATCATTACCAACGGCACTCTCCTTGCCATTCAAAATATGACTTGGAATGGCCAGCTTGGATTCCAGGCCGCTCCATCTGAAGAAGTCTACATTGACATCATTGACACGCAATGGTCCGCAATCTATGAGGCAAACGGTTTACCTGCTGGCTTCCCCGGGCCCCAGACCAGCATGGGCATCCAG CATTATGAGCGCGGCCTCATGTGGGTCGAGACTTTTCAAGCTGGCCATATGCAGCCTCAGTATCAGCCTAGAATGGCTTATAGGCACTTAGAATGGCTCCTCGGCCTTGTGGACAAGATTTAG
- a CDS encoding Hypothetical Protein (Similar to TIGR gene model, INSD accession AAW42487.1): MSYSKGQERFTVTDYFYNHEEMDIRMTYGHSHAESSLQASTSAAATEAAITANATRASPNYRPVEKEQQGVLKLHESMPSPSNDVYLPSTHNPLSTYSSIPYSFSFQMQYDESMVQYSSEEGMLQSPPTTSRSPGMQMHLSSRSQTTIDDRFGEGGNRESMATDISEKRVSTFQDKDRDWPVATPVARKRWWDGIFPSTLYTRLLLAIIIFETVVDLCIEGNILYRFNEEVKSNNSTEVELENKRRLPVYLIIFGLAHLWQFVLTIIAIRTKNTIQVFALTIFNFAFLGYAVIQIYELRKILGSNLADGLTGGTETTLMTIPLNVLTAVIIAVIGASCLALLTLSVLLRREFGWQRYRFLGADLMIREYFFKFQVFECICYFSAFFCAGFGIQFIWLVLNPTDAEYIITWVAFPLLIIFLVIGRFAAKYENVYFMAAFMVGLWGGCAYFIFKLVRIWQRVSTTYANLEKSLTIFDIFSLVLLAACGVWGVMVWINFGKGLKQALLAKPRTKMFGGVLGFWSNGSELSEEKGQEMSFAQRRISID; encoded by the exons ATGTCCTACTCAAAAGGCCAAGAGCGATTTACCGTCACAGACTACTTTTATAATCATGAAGAAATGGATATAAGAATGACCTATGGACATAGCCATGCGGAAAGCAGCCTACAAGCATCGACTTCTGCAGCAGCTACTGAGGCGGCGATCACTGCCAACGCCACTAGGGCGTCACCGAACTACCGGCCAGTAGAAAAAGAACAGCAAGGAGTACTAAAGCTTCACGAATCTATG CCATCACCGTCAAACGACGTTTACCTCCCTTCCACACACAATCCCCTCTCGACGTACTCTTCTATACCGTACTCTTTCTCATTTCAAATGCAATACGACGAGTCTATGGTGCAATACAGTTCAGAGGAGGGTATGCTTCAATCGCCGCCTACAACTTCTCGTTCGCCAGGCATGCAGATGCACTTGTCGTCTCGATCACAAACAACAATAGATGATCGCtttggagaaggaggaaatAGGGAGTCGATGGCCACGGATATTTCTGAGAAGAGGGTTAGTACGTTTCAGGATAAGGATAGGGATTGGCCCGTTGCAACGCCAGTAGCCaggaagaggtggtggGATGGA ATCTTCCCATCCACATTATATACGAGGTTGCTTTTGGCAATTATTATCTTCGAGACGGTCGTTGACCTTTGCATCGAGGGGAATATCTTATACCGGTTCAATGAAGAAGTAAAATCGAATAATTCTACCGAGGTCGAACTCGAGAATAAGCGTCGTCTGCCGGTCTATCTGATCATTTTTGGTCTTGCACA TTTGTGGCAATTTGTCCTCACTATCATCGCTATTCGCACTAAAAATACCATCCAAGTCTTTGCCCTCACAATTTTCAACTTCGCTTTCCTTGGATACGCCGTCATTCAGATCTATGAGCTTCGCAAGATTTTGGGGAGCAATCTGGCTGATGGACTTACTGGGGGAACCGAAACAACATTGATGACGATTCCGCTCAATGTCTTGACTGCGGTGATAATAGCGGTCATTGGAGCTTCGTGTTTGGCTTTATTGACACTCTCTGTGCTGTTAAGAAGAGAATTTGG CTGGCAACGATACCGATTCCTCGGCGCAGATCTCATGATCCGGGAATATTTTTTCAAATTCCAGGTCTTTGAGTGCATCTGCTATTTTAGCGCCTTCTTCTGTGCTGGTTTTGGAATTCAGTTTATCTGGTTGGTTCTTAACCCGACGGATGCGGAATACATTATTACATGGGTTGCGTTCCCTCTTTtgatcatcttccttgtTATCGGTCGGTTTGCAGCCAAGTACGAAAACGTATACTTCATG GCTGCATTCATGGTTGGTCTTTGGGGCGGATGTGCCTACTTCATTTTCAAACTCGTTCGCATCTGGCAACGAGTCTCGACAACGTATGCCAATCTCGAAAAGTCTCTGACGATTTTCGATATATTCAGCCTTGTATTGCTCGCCGCTTGTGGGGTGTGGGGCGTAATGGTCTGGATCAATTTTGGAAAGGGATTGAAACAGGCTT TGCTGGCCAAGCCTCGTACGAAAATGTTTGGAGGAGTCTTGGGTTTCTGGTCAAATGGGAGCGAACTTTCTGAAGAAAAGGGGCAAGAAATGTCCTTTGCACAGCGGAGGATCAGTATCGACTAA
- a CDS encoding Cell division control protein 23, putative (Similar to TIGR gene model, INSD accession AAW42485.1): MPADIPPDAKIKMANDLRKAIRELRDRGLMVAAKWASELLMSLPKEYRSTSNLVFSPPPQISSLPPRSPPGNARPSIGDFLPSPGPGAFAQAGPSHGRTIHGIEIEEEDDVIEEDEFQLARGYFDLKEYDRVAWVLKDGQGNRAKFLRYYSMYLSADRKAQESLPHFLDTKEERLALYPALSALLSELKKETDPYLIYLRGLCYMRLDRRPPAVKCFMDSVKLKPYNWSAWSQMAQLVSSADMFISLKEELPSTPMLTFFAINCMLDLHTATDLVMNMIKELLEIFPSSVHLKAQRALVYYHMRDFETAEDEFDAVQRLDPFRMEEVDIYSNMLYVMNKQAKLGKLAHEYAEIDRNRAEVCCLIGNYYSSRSDHTKAITYFKRSLMLNREYLPAWTLMGHEFVELKNSHAAIEAYRKAIDVNAKDYRAWYGLGQAYELLDMPMYAIEYYNQATSLRPYDCRMWTALATVYENLHRLPDAILAHTRALLGADRVQTMSILLKLASLHTTLDEIDKAVGYHRKVVALGEKSGLEVAEMAGSYLAVAEWEMRGLIQLQRREAREGKNLDRANWDGDDTMDGAGVLKEADLAIAAQYLERVAQTNAPQRDRAEELLRSLRVYEMRTVATI, from the exons ATGCCGGCAGACATACCCCCAGATGCCAAGATAAAGATGGCGAATGACTTAAGAAAGGCCATCAGAGAGCTCAGAGATAGGGGTCTTATGGTCGCTGCAAAGTG GGCTTCTGAGCTGCTCATGTCCTTACCGAAAGAATATAGATCTACATCGAACCTAGTCTTCAGCCCACCCCCCCAGATTTCCTCCTTACCGCCACGCTCTCCACCAGGTAATGCTCGTCCATCCATAGGAGACTTCTTACCCTCCCCAGGTCCGGGCGCTTTCGCTCAGGCAGGACCGAGTCATGGACGTACAATACACGGCATAGAGattgaggaggaagatgatgttATTGAGGAAGACGAATTCCAGTTGGCCAGGGGATATTTTGATCTAAAGGAATACGATCGGGTAGCATGGGTTCTGAAAGATGGCCAGGGAAATCGCGCAAAATTCTTGAGATATTACTCAATGTATCTC TCTGCGGACAGGAAAGCTCAAGAATCACTGCCACATTTCCTCGATACTAAAGAAGAACGCCTTGCCCTCTACCCCGCCCTCTCTGCTCTTTTATCAGAGCTTAAAAAAGAAACAGACCCGTACCTGATCTATCTTCGTGGACTATGCTATATGCGTCTGGACAGACGCCCTCCAGCAGTTAAATGCTTTATGGATAGTGTAAAGCTTAAGCCCTATAACTGGAGTGCATGGAGTCAGATGGCGCAACTGGTGTCCTCAGCGGACATG TTTATTTCACTAAAAGAGGAGTTGCCCTCGACACCAATGCTCACCTTCTTCGCTATCAATTGCATGCTCGACCTTCACACTGCCACAGACCTTGTCATGAACATGATCAAGGAGTTATTGGAGATCTTCCCTTCCAGCGTACATCTCAAAGCACAGCGTGCACTGGTGTATTACCACATGCGAG ATTTCGAAACTGCCGAAGACGAATTTGACGCCGTCCAGCGTTTGGATCCATTCAGAATGGAAGAAGTTGACATTTACTCCAATATGCTGTATGTGATGAACAAGCAGGCCAAGCTTGGGAAATTGGCGCATGAGTACGCGGAGATAGATAGGAACAGAGCTGAAGTATGCTGCTTGATCG GTAACTACTACTCATCAAGATCTGATCATACTAAGGCAATCACCTATTTCAAACGCTCTCTCATGCTCAACCGAGAATACCTCCCCGCTTGGACTCTTATGGGACATGAATTTGTGGAACTCAAAAACTCTCACGCTGCTATCGAAGCTTACCGAAAAGCTATTG ATGTCAATGCAAAAGACTATCGAGCATGGTACGGCCTTGGTCAAGCATACGAATTACTTGATATGCCCATGTATGCCATTGAGTATTATAATCAAGCAACATCCCTCCGTCCGTACGACTGCCGAATGTGGACCGCTCTCGCAACGGTTTACGAAAATCTTCACCGCCTTCCCGACGCCATCCTTGCGCACACTCGCGCTCTCTTGGGAGCTGACCGCGTCCAGACAATGAGTATCCTTCTCAAGCTAGCCTCTTTGCATACAACGCTGGATGAGATAGACAAGGCAGTCGGGTATCACCGAAAAGTGGTAGCATTGGGTGAGAAGAGTGGATTGGAGGTGGCAGAGATGGCTGGAAGTTATTTGGCAGTAGCAGAGTGGGAGATGAGAGGGCTTATACAGCTTCAACGGAGAGAAGCGAGGGAAGGTAAAAACTTAGATAGGGCCAATTGGGATGGGGACGATACTATGGACGGTGCAGGGGTGTTGAAAGAGGCTGACTTGGCCATTGCAGCGCAGTATCTGGAGCGGGTGGCTCAGACAAATGCGCCGCAAAGGGATAGAGCAGAAGAGCTGCTGCGAAGTCTGAGAGTATATGAAATGAGGACGGTGGCGACCATATAA
- a CDS encoding Hypothetical Protein (Similar to TIGR gene model, INSD accession AAW42491.1), giving the protein MSYLQGCNTREQVIFPPFHFHKWRAVDDGVRGGSSVSHLTPVKIDIYGEVTSAPEQEESRDVFPEKRHNEGDKNMAARFWGNLDIKALGGAGFASQAFRYGPYPLHLPRIRYSGIVISALPDPLEPSQAGAPCFKKPMGFTFVIKTTPTSHIPKRPKVPPSPRAAKLTFEVDFTLTLTQEKNQGKTPGEQKFYFPWGDFKATYRGREVKEGDPKWAPLDTSSIYEVNLMCRSGFGQQEGDFGVIVTGIYAWEKEEKDQKEAGCWQGVKEWFRYVTGYDVGVKLEESDYEEQFAA; this is encoded by the exons ATGAGCTATCTTCAAGGTTGCAATACAAGGGAACAGGTCATATTTCCTCCCTTTCACTTTCACAAATGGAGAGCTGTAGATGACGGGGTGCGCGGCGGATCGTCTGTCTCGCACCTCACCCCTGTCAAGATTGACATCTACGGGGAGGTGACAAGTGCTCCCGAACAGGAGGAGTCTAGAGATGTATTTCCAGAGAAGAGACATAACGAAGGTGACAAAAACATGGCAGCGAGGTTCTGGGGAAACCTAG ACATCAAAGCGTTGGGGGGAGCTGGATTTGCATCTCAGGCATTCCGGTATGGTCCATACCCTCTGCACCTTCCCCGAATCAGATACAGTGGTATCGTCATCTCCGCTCTTCCTGACCCCCTCGAACCGTCCCAAGCCGGCGCTCCCTGTTTCAAAAAGCCAATGGGGTTCACCTTTGTGATTAAAACTACCCCAACCAGTCATATTCCCAAACGCCCAAAAGTTCCCCCTTCCCCACGTGCGGCCAAGCTTACCTTTGAAGTAGACTTCACCCTCACCCTCACCCAAGAAAAGAACCAGGGCAAAACTCCTGGGGAACAAAAGTTCTATTTCCCTTGGGGCGATTTCAAAGCGACCTACAGGGGGAGGGAAGTCAAAGAAGGTGACCCCAAATGGGCACCGCTTGACACCTCTAGCATTTACGAAGTGAACTTGATGTGCAGAAGTGGATTTGGTCAGCAAGAAGGGGACTTTGGGGTGATCGTTACTGGCATTTATGCctgggagaaggaagagaaggacCAAAAAGAGGCAGGCTGCTGGCAAGGTGTGAAAGAGTGGTTTAGATATGTCACTGGATACGATGTAGGGGTGAAATTGGAGGAGTCAGATTACGAGGAGCAATTTGCGGCGTGA
- a CDS encoding uncharacterized protein (Similar to SGTC gene model, INSD accession EAL22003.1), with protein sequence MNCADDLTTDDLSGNVTTEVLERASAGEGATVNLWSHIDRDNVTGLNLENPSSAPFVIKTWDDRLDQDQFVESGVDDDLIIHIPFITSVRLRTLCILPPAPDHPHRSTRLRLYANQPHCPDFGDLESITPVMDIDTSQPPAGIRRLPDGRRDVEEWPLKVQKLANVFSVTLLFTEASTSQRSQVYFIGLKGVPPKHTMDMSKLGTIPTEKSADQSVDGVAQKQTNHNTTTTR encoded by the exons ATGAACTGTGCGGATGACCTTACAACAGACGATCTGTCAGGGAACGTCACTACTGAAGTACTGGAGCGAGCATCTGCTGGAGAAGGGGCAACAGTTAACCTTTGGAGTCATATTGACCGAGACAA CGTTACAGGCTTGAACCTTGAGAATCCATCGTCGGCTCCTTTTGTCATCAAAACATGGGATGATAGGCTGGATCAGGATCAATTTGTGGAATCTGGTGTAGACGATGAT CTGATAATTCATATCCCCTTCATCACTTCTGTCCGCCTGCGGACACTTTGTATACTACCTCCGGCACCTGATCATCCACACAGATCAACTCGTCTTCGTCTCTATGCTAACCAGCCTCACTGTCCCGACTTTGGTGACTTAGAATCGATAACACCTGTGATGGACATTGATACCTCTCAGCCGCCTGCTGGAATAAGAAGGCTTCCtgatgggagaagagacGTTGAAGAATGGCCACTAAAAGTGCAAAAATTGGCGAATGTTTTTAGTGTAACTCTGTTATTT ACTGAAGCATCCACGTCTCAACGCTCGCAAGTGTACTTTATCGGCTTAAAGGGGGTGCCACCCAAGCACACAATGGATATGTCAAAGCTGGGCACGATACCCACGGAAAAATCGGCGGACCAGTCTGTAGATGGAGTGGCGCAAAAGCAAACCAATCATAACACCACAACAACACGATAG
- a CDS encoding Hypothetical Protein (Similar to TIGR gene model, INSD accession AAW42720.1), translating into MEIIAPRIDIRSAIFTSSGSSVSFQSGCGGGRYLIDLEYEPPKGKKLALTFSGIGGVGEIVVKVNPGRMLRKRGWKKIEVKTWVTKSEDQDSGYSAYQLLKETPSRGNKHFIIIFSKSDTANFMSSIPDDTPLGNLTLPGTHQSCAVYGFPISQCQQPSTPIERQLLDGIRFLDVRLRVVDDQLLLYHGPSFQRSSLPVLLDVLQSFLSSHPTETIILCLKEESPPFHPSFSALVYAAFKDRLEDFWFLEERIPKLGEVRGKGMLMTRFDRDEIADGQWPNGMGIHPSRWPDSRIEGFDWNCGGTQVRTQDWYRVKTFLQIPEKFGVIVRYLEPTLQPSPAYSPPFTLCYTTASYFPLSLPTIIAKGFGWPSWGLGVEGINVRMYRVLLEWIAEDKRVRGCVPMDFYRQCAGEEGLAALLVQMNTMEW; encoded by the exons ATGGAGATAATTGCCCCAAGGATTGACATAAGGTCAGCTATATTTACCTCATCAGGCTCTTCCGTCAGCTTCCAGTCTGGCTGCGGAGGCGGAAGGTATCTTATCGACCTTGAATATGAGCCACCTAAGGGCAAAAAGTTGGCCCTCACTTTCAGCGGCATTGGAGGAGTAGGAGAGATCGTTGTGAAGGTTAATCCTGGACGAATGCTGCGGAAAAGGGGGTGGAAGAAAATTGAGGTTAAGACATGGGTTACCAAAAGTGAGGATCAGGATTCGGGATACAGCGCTTATCAACTTCTT AAAGAAACTCCTAGTAGAGGAAACAAGCATTttatcatcatcttcagcAAATCTGACACGGCCAATTTCATGTCGTCAATCCCAGACGATACCCCCTTGGGCAACTTGACTTTGCCTGGTACTCATCAGTCTTGTGCGGTGTATGGCT TCCCTATCTCGCAGTGTCAGCAACCTAGTACGCCAATAGAGCGACAGCTGCTGGATGGTATACGCTTTCTAGATGTTCGACTTCGGGTAGTCGACGATCAGCTTTTGT TGTATCATGGGCCTAGCTTCCAACGGTCATCGCTTCCTGTACTTTTGGACGTTCTCCAatccttcctttcctcccATCCTACAGAGACCATCATCCTCTGTCTTAAAGAAGAATCTCCTCCCTTTCACCCTTCCTTTTCAGCTCTGGTATACGCTGCTTTCAAAGACCGTCTGGAAGATTTTTGGTTCCTAGAAGAGCGAATACCCAAGCTTGGTGAAGTCAGAGGGAAGGGGATGTTGATGACGAGATTCGATCGGGATGAAATAGCTGATGGCCAATGGCCTAATGGGATGGGTATCCACCCTAGTAGATGGCCGGACTCAAGAATTGAGGGATTTGATTGGAATTGTGGGGGAACACAGGTCAGGACACAAGACTG GTACCGTGTCAAGACTTTCCTTCAGATCCCAGAAAAATTTGGAGTA ATTGTTAGATACCTTGAGCCAACGCTTCAGCCTTCTCCCGCATATAGCCCACCGTTCACCCTTTGCTACACTACGGCCTCTTATTTTCCCCTGTCGCTGCCCACAATCATTGCTAAAGGCTTCGGTTGGCCCAGTTGGGGTCTAGGGGTCGAAGGTATCAACGTTCGCATGTACAGAGTCCTACTTGAGTGGATAGCAGAAGATAAAAGGGTAAGAGGATGTGTACCTATGGACTTTTACAGACAGTGTGCTGGAGAGGAAGGCTTAGCAGCTTTGCTAGTTCAGATGAATACCATGGAATGGTAG